One Bacteroidota bacterium genomic region harbors:
- a CDS encoding adenylate kinase: MRMVLFGPPGVGKGTQSKLLRERYQAAVIATGDMLREEVHHDTPLGRQARRYMEQGMLVPDEIVIGMVERRLEQLENGRFILDGFPRTVAQAAALDQLLDRIGLSLQAVISLEVPAEEIIRRLSQRRVCEHCGENYHLLFRPPPPDGRCLACARGPIAQRPDDRPEAIARRLSVYEAQTKPVKAYYEAQGLLHRINGVGEVEEVHRRIVKLLEGRPALAAT, from the coding sequence ATGCGGATGGTGTTGTTTGGTCCCCCCGGAGTAGGCAAGGGGACCCAGTCGAAGCTGCTTCGGGAGCGTTATCAAGCCGCTGTCATCGCTACCGGCGACATGCTTCGGGAGGAGGTGCATCACGATACGCCTTTGGGCCGGCAGGCTCGTCGCTACATGGAGCAGGGTATGCTCGTGCCCGATGAGATCGTGATCGGCATGGTGGAGCGCCGCTTGGAACAGCTCGAAAACGGGCGCTTTATCCTGGACGGTTTTCCCCGGACCGTGGCTCAGGCTGCAGCGCTGGATCAGCTGTTGGACCGGATTGGGCTGAGCCTGCAGGCTGTGATCAGCCTAGAGGTTCCCGCCGAGGAGATCATCCGCCGCTTGTCGCAACGTCGAGTGTGCGAGCATTGCGGGGAAAATTATCACCTCCTTTTTCGTCCTCCGCCTCCAGATGGCCGTTGTCTGGCTTGCGCCCGAGGCCCGATCGCACAACGCCCAGATGATCGACCTGAGGCCATCGCCCGGCGTTTATCCGTGTACGAGGCGCAGACCAAGCCCGTAAAAGCGTACTACGAAGCACAGGGGCTTTTGCACCGTATCAACGGCGTCGGAGAGGTGGAGGAGGTCCATCGGCGCATCGTGAAACTCTTGGAGGGGCGCCCGGCGTTAGCCGCCACGTAA
- the fni gene encoding type 2 isopentenyl-diphosphate Delta-isomerase, translating into MDSPRSISARKADHVQLCLSGPVAYTKTTGLEQVELLHCALPELDFEEVCTEVQFLGRSISMPVLVSAMTGGFSDGGTINEQLAEFCEAKRLPLGVGSQRVALEDPAQWETFRVVRRRAPSIPLIGNIGAAEVAQGLLEHQARRLVEEIGADALAVHLNPLQELLQPEGCPRFRGVLRGLERLVHALPVPVIVKETGAGLSGAVARRLVEVGVRILDVSGAGGTSWAAVELLRRNAPEEPGWVFREWGIPTALALQEVLKVVDANVTVIASGGITNGLEVAKCLALGAHLVGIARPFLLALARGGRGELERYAEQLLWQLRAAMFLTGSPDVEAMRRAPWRWSRSESAPDG; encoded by the coding sequence GTGGATTCGCCGCGCTCTATTTCGGCTCGAAAGGCCGATCACGTACAGCTATGCCTGTCAGGTCCGGTGGCTTACACAAAGACAACCGGGCTGGAGCAGGTGGAGTTGTTGCATTGTGCGCTGCCGGAGCTGGACTTCGAGGAGGTGTGCACCGAGGTTCAGTTCTTAGGTCGGTCCATCAGCATGCCTGTGCTGGTCTCCGCCATGACGGGAGGGTTCTCCGACGGGGGCACGATCAACGAGCAGCTGGCTGAGTTCTGTGAGGCGAAGCGGCTTCCGCTTGGAGTCGGCAGCCAGCGGGTCGCTTTGGAGGACCCCGCCCAGTGGGAGACGTTTCGGGTCGTGCGCCGCCGGGCCCCCTCGATCCCGCTGATCGGCAACATCGGGGCGGCCGAGGTGGCCCAAGGGCTTCTGGAACACCAGGCTCGTCGGTTGGTGGAGGAAATCGGAGCCGACGCCCTGGCTGTGCACCTGAATCCCCTGCAGGAGTTGCTGCAGCCCGAAGGGTGTCCTCGCTTTCGGGGCGTCTTGCGGGGCCTGGAGCGGCTGGTGCACGCGCTTCCAGTGCCCGTTATTGTTAAGGAGACCGGTGCGGGGCTGTCTGGCGCCGTGGCCCGTCGCTTGGTGGAGGTGGGGGTTCGGATCTTAGATGTCTCCGGGGCTGGGGGCACGAGCTGGGCGGCGGTGGAGCTCCTGCGGCGCAACGCCCCGGAAGAGCCTGGCTGGGTCTTCCGCGAATGGGGCATCCCCACGGCATTAGCGCTTCAAGAGGTGCTCAAGGTTGTGGATGCGAACGTTACGGTAATCGCCTCCGGAGGCATCACCAACGGGCTGGAGGTCGCCAAATGCTTGGCCCTGGGGGCTCATTTGGTCGGCATCGCCCGCCCGTTTTTGCTCGCCTTGGCTCGCGGCGGTCGTGGGGAGCTAGAGCGTTATGCGGAGCAGCTCCTTTGGCAGCTGCGCGCGGCTATGTTCCTCACCGGCTCTCCCGACGTGGAGGCGATGCGTCGGGCCCCGTGGCGGTGGTCTAGGAGCGAAAGCGCTCCGGACGGATGA
- a CDS encoding universal stress protein produces MIPQRILVPTDLSENAARAYPYARALAERFGSRLDVVHIIPSTDELSLLLARSGAPFEQTKELYTMLQAERQAQLEAIAQEAFGDLLGEIRISLGRPFEALLESINSGRYELVVLSTRGAGNVPVGAGATAERILRRAQVPVFAVPADAPETPRWERILYPTDFSEVSRAALPWALLLAEAFGSTLVVFHMLYLGEDPQVIEKAPSEAELEAMRQRLHAHLGTVHPLESEDSIRRTAESAPVRLERVLVRGYAAYDEILQYAEEQADAIVMATHGRTGLAHLLLGSTAEKVLHHSRKPVLVIRPERFRS; encoded by the coding sequence ATGATCCCACAGCGCATTCTGGTTCCGACGGACCTATCCGAGAACGCCGCGCGCGCCTATCCCTATGCCCGAGCCCTGGCCGAACGATTCGGATCGCGCCTGGACGTAGTGCACATCATCCCCTCCACGGATGAGCTGTCCCTGCTGCTTGCGCGCTCCGGCGCACCCTTTGAACAAACAAAAGAGCTCTACACGATGCTGCAAGCCGAACGGCAGGCTCAACTGGAGGCGATCGCCCAGGAGGCCTTCGGAGATCTATTGGGGGAGATTCGGATCAGCCTAGGACGGCCCTTTGAGGCGCTCTTGGAGAGCATCAACTCGGGCCGTTACGAGCTGGTCGTGCTCAGCACCCGTGGAGCGGGAAACGTCCCCGTGGGAGCGGGGGCTACGGCCGAACGGATTCTACGACGTGCGCAGGTGCCCGTATTCGCCGTGCCCGCCGACGCCCCCGAAACGCCACGCTGGGAGCGCATTCTCTATCCCACGGACTTTTCGGAGGTCTCCCGCGCCGCCTTGCCGTGGGCCCTGTTGCTGGCGGAGGCCTTTGGGAGCACGCTCGTCGTCTTCCACATGCTGTATCTGGGCGAAGACCCGCAGGTGATCGAAAAGGCCCCTTCCGAGGCGGAACTAGAGGCCATGCGCCAACGGCTGCATGCGCATCTGGGGACCGTTCATCCCCTGGAGTCCGAGGACAGCATCCGACGCACAGCCGAGTCGGCCCCGGTGCGCCTTGAACGCGTGCTCGTGCGGGGCTATGCAGCTTATGATGAGATCTTGCAATATGCGGAGGAGCAGGCCGATGCGATCGTGATGGCCACCCACGGACGCACAGGACTAGCGCATCTGCTTTTGGGCAGCACGGCCGAAAAGGTGCTCCACCATAGCCGAAAGCCCGTGTTGGTCATCCGTCCGGAGCGCTTTCGCTCCTAG
- a CDS encoding tetratricopeptide repeat protein, with the protein MNRAYPSLLIGWVLLGLGSPVGSAWAQPRSILEDTLFTRQVRLGLDRLYNLDFSGAQAAFEPILRRYPQHPVRAFLPGLMVWWRVLLELDVSTAHDEAFFRQMDETARLAETRLRKDPNDPDGLFYRSTALGLKARLLANRDRWLASLWEGRKALGDLFRLLRVDSQNVDLRLGLGLYRYYAEAIPDRYPVTRPFVWLLPYPGNRQQGLGDLEWVARHGLYTRTEAAYFLTMIFIEYEQTPARALPYVRALRQQYPHNALFHRLEAYVLLSSGDWHTAAASYQGILERYAQRRMGYHARLAQEAHYQLGQIALRLGRLDEALEGFRAAERLALETEPASPYLILSRLHQGMTLDLMGRRQEAILRYRAVLEMPDQAGAHRRARRYLRQPYGDG; encoded by the coding sequence GTGAATCGCGCTTATCCGAGCCTGCTGATCGGGTGGGTCCTGCTTGGGCTCGGATCTCCCGTAGGTTCAGCTTGGGCGCAGCCGCGTTCGATCTTAGAGGACACGCTCTTTACGCGCCAGGTGCGCCTCGGGCTAGATCGGCTCTACAATTTGGACTTCAGCGGAGCCCAAGCGGCCTTTGAGCCGATTCTGCGGCGCTATCCCCAACATCCCGTGCGCGCCTTTCTGCCGGGCCTCATGGTTTGGTGGCGGGTCCTGCTGGAGCTGGATGTGAGCACCGCGCACGATGAGGCCTTCTTTCGGCAGATGGACGAAACGGCGCGCCTGGCCGAGACCCGGCTGCGAAAAGATCCCAACGATCCGGATGGGCTCTTTTACCGCAGCACGGCCTTGGGCCTCAAGGCTCGTCTGCTGGCGAATCGGGACCGCTGGTTAGCCTCCCTGTGGGAGGGACGCAAGGCGCTGGGTGATCTTTTTCGGCTGCTGCGCGTGGACTCCCAAAACGTCGACTTGCGCTTGGGGCTAGGGCTGTATCGCTACTACGCCGAGGCGATCCCGGACCGCTACCCCGTCACACGGCCTTTTGTGTGGCTGCTCCCCTACCCGGGCAACCGCCAGCAGGGACTGGGAGACCTGGAATGGGTCGCCCGCCATGGGCTATATACGCGCACCGAGGCGGCCTATTTCCTGACTATGATCTTTATCGAATACGAGCAAACCCCGGCGCGCGCCCTGCCGTATGTGCGCGCGCTCCGGCAGCAATATCCGCACAACGCCCTCTTCCACCGCCTGGAGGCCTATGTGCTGCTCTCGAGCGGAGATTGGCATACGGCCGCCGCAAGCTATCAAGGGATACTGGAGCGCTACGCGCAGCGCCGCATGGGCTATCACGCGCGCCTGGCGCAAGAGGCGCACTATCAGTTGGGACAAATCGCGCTGCGCCTGGGGCGCCTAGATGAGGCCCTAGAGGGCTTCCGAGCAGCCGAGCGGTTGGCTCTTGAGACGGAACCCGCTTCCCCGTACCTCATCCTATCCCGGCTGCATCAGGGCATGACGCTTGACCTCATGGGCCGCCGCCAAGAGGCTATCTTGCGCTATCGGGCCGTGCTCGAGATGCCCGATCAGGCTGGAGCGCACCGACGCGCCCGCCGCTATCTACGTCAACCATACGGAGATGGCTAG
- a CDS encoding biotin transporter BioY has translation MQTSFRARVDVLRQAELSLGAQALGVVGFALLTALGAKVRLYLWEVPFTLQTLGMLGAGLFLGPRNGLLSQTLYLGLGLFLPVFAGSGYGPGYLLGATGGYLLAFPLAAYVVGRLTQTQRSWSACLVALLAGGAIVFGIGLPWLHWAAGHASWSETLHKGLLPFLPWEATKWLLLSSLYRALRSWR, from the coding sequence ATGCAGACGAGCTTTAGGGCCCGCGTAGACGTGCTGCGCCAAGCGGAGCTCAGCCTCGGAGCGCAGGCTCTGGGCGTGGTGGGGTTTGCCCTGCTAACCGCCTTGGGGGCCAAAGTGCGCCTTTATCTGTGGGAGGTGCCCTTTACGCTGCAGACCCTCGGCATGTTGGGGGCGGGGCTCTTTCTTGGGCCCCGAAACGGGTTGCTGTCGCAGACGTTGTATCTCGGCCTGGGCCTGTTTTTGCCCGTGTTCGCCGGATCCGGATATGGGCCCGGCTACCTATTGGGGGCCACAGGGGGGTATCTGTTGGCCTTTCCGCTTGCCGCCTACGTCGTGGGCCGCTTAACGCAGACGCAGCGCTCCTGGTCGGCTTGCTTGGTCGCACTCCTTGCGGGAGGGGCGATCGTTTTCGGAATTGGCCTGCCGTGGCTGCACTGGGCTGCGGGACACGCTAGCTGGTCGGAGACGCTCCACAAGGGCCTGCTGCCGTTTCTACCCTGGGAGGCCACCAAGTGGCTCCTGCTTAGCTCTCTGTACCGAGCCCTGCGTAGTTGGAGGTGA
- a CDS encoding D-alanine--D-alanine ligase, producing MRIGVLFGGVSVEHEVSILTGLQALYGLQQTVHAAYPVYIDKQGHWYTGPALAELESFQQIEAIPRRATRVAPVRTSEGRVVLEELPAPRWRRPRRWPLDMALLALHGGEGENGGLQGLLETLDVPYTGSGVLGSALGMDKVLTKFVCLANGLPVLPFVWFRERDWEQNPVRWTAEAERLGYPLVVKPARLGSSIGVRRVTDRPSLEEAVEQAFGFDDKVLIETALLERQEINCAVLGTPEEALPSVCEEPVGADEVLSYADKYLRGDARKGMAGAQRRIPAPISEALARRIQELAVQVFRLFELSGTARVDFLIDRATETVYVNEVNTIPGSLAFYLWERSGVPLPELLERLIRIGLERYRVKHTRTRSYATNLLAKRSQEGLKLLKGP from the coding sequence ATGCGGATCGGGGTGCTTTTCGGCGGGGTCTCGGTTGAGCACGAGGTCTCGATCTTAACGGGCCTTCAGGCCCTTTACGGGCTTCAGCAAACCGTCCATGCGGCCTATCCCGTGTACATCGACAAACAGGGCCATTGGTACACGGGTCCTGCGCTGGCGGAGCTGGAAAGTTTTCAGCAGATCGAGGCGATACCCCGCAGGGCCACGCGCGTAGCCCCGGTGCGTACTTCAGAGGGTCGCGTGGTGCTCGAGGAGCTGCCTGCCCCCCGCTGGCGCCGACCGCGGCGATGGCCCCTCGATATGGCCCTGCTGGCGTTGCACGGCGGCGAGGGGGAAAACGGGGGCCTTCAGGGGCTGCTGGAGACCCTCGACGTGCCCTACACGGGTAGCGGCGTGCTCGGCTCGGCTCTGGGCATGGACAAGGTGCTGACCAAGTTCGTCTGCCTGGCCAACGGCCTGCCCGTGTTGCCCTTCGTCTGGTTCCGAGAACGGGATTGGGAGCAAAACCCCGTGCGCTGGACGGCCGAGGCCGAGCGCTTGGGCTATCCGCTTGTGGTCAAGCCCGCTCGGCTCGGATCCAGCATCGGAGTGCGGCGCGTAACGGACCGCCCCTCTCTGGAAGAGGCCGTAGAGCAGGCTTTCGGCTTCGATGATAAGGTTCTTATCGAGACGGCCCTCCTAGAACGCCAGGAGATAAACTGCGCCGTGCTGGGGACTCCGGAAGAGGCCCTACCTTCGGTCTGCGAAGAGCCCGTAGGGGCCGATGAAGTGCTCTCGTATGCGGATAAGTACTTGCGCGGCGATGCGCGCAAGGGCATGGCCGGAGCGCAGCGGCGCATCCCGGCGCCCATATCGGAGGCGCTTGCGCGTCGGATTCAAGAACTAGCCGTGCAGGTCTTCCGGCTTTTTGAGCTTTCCGGCACCGCGCGCGTGGATTTCCTAATCGACCGGGCCACGGAAACGGTATACGTAAACGAAGTCAACACCATTCCGGGCTCGCTGGCCTTCTATCTTTGGGAGCGCTCCGGCGTGCCGCTTCCGGAGCTGCTAGAGCGCCTGATTCGAATTGGCCTAGAGCGTTATCGCGTTAAGCACACGCGCACGCGCTCCTATGCGACTAACCTGCTAGCCAAGCGGAGTCAAGAGGGGCTTAAGCTGCTAAAGGGGCCATAA
- a CDS encoding DUF3108 domain-containing protein encodes MWGWLLAISMGTLVSPETKPADILWPGEELVYRVRWGPITLGWITVRLHGLAAFEGSPVYYASTEIRSAPAVSALVDINGVYHSYFERVGSLLRSRYFWAQERDTGDSLLSEYRFDYARRRATTWRRSARNGSETRTFPLGERGQDGISTFFFTRFIVGSEARYEEPTWVSYRFGVTEMEPQPERCAVRIPAAPYPVAAWRLEGIAHFEGLLGFKGPYEGWFSADEARVPLRARLSVIVGHVTVELIRWKRGSWNPPRAP; translated from the coding sequence ATGTGGGGGTGGCTGTTGGCCATATCAATGGGCACTCTGGTGTCCCCGGAGACGAAGCCAGCCGATATCCTCTGGCCGGGGGAAGAACTTGTCTATCGTGTTCGCTGGGGGCCGATCACGTTGGGTTGGATTACGGTTCGGCTGCACGGCCTTGCGGCTTTTGAAGGATCTCCGGTGTACTACGCCAGTACGGAGATTCGGTCCGCGCCCGCCGTATCGGCGCTCGTGGACATCAACGGCGTGTATCATTCATACTTTGAGCGCGTGGGTTCGCTTCTGCGCAGCCGCTACTTCTGGGCTCAGGAGCGGGATACGGGAGACAGCTTGCTCTCGGAGTATCGTTTCGACTACGCCCGCCGTCGCGCCACGACCTGGAGGCGCTCGGCGCGCAACGGATCCGAGACGCGCACTTTCCCGCTGGGAGAGCGGGGGCAGGACGGAATCAGCACGTTTTTCTTTACGCGCTTCATCGTGGGCTCAGAGGCGCGCTACGAAGAGCCCACATGGGTGAGTTACCGCTTTGGTGTAACGGAGATGGAACCGCAACCTGAGCGCTGCGCGGTGCGGATACCCGCCGCGCCGTATCCTGTGGCAGCCTGGCGTCTTGAGGGGATCGCCCATTTCGAAGGTCTATTGGGCTTTAAGGGGCCGTATGAAGGCTGGTTTTCTGCCGATGAGGCCCGCGTGCCCTTGCGGGCCCGGCTGTCTGTGATCGTAGGACATGTTACCGTGGAGCTCATCCGATGGAAGCGCGGCAGCTGGAATCCCCCGAGGGCGCCATGA
- a CDS encoding gamma carbonic anhydrase family protein, protein MEARQLESPEGAMKAPAGVTIESFEGRWPRLHPTVYLAEGVRIIGDVEIGAYSSVWYNAVIRGDVHEIRIGERTNIQDLCLLHVTHRRWPLVVGSRVTVGHSAVLHGCVIEDCVLVGMHATVLDGAYVEHHCLIGAGALVPPGMRVPAGHLMLGVPARVVRPLTEQERAELEQAAENYVRYAARYRAGS, encoded by the coding sequence ATGGAAGCGCGGCAGCTGGAATCCCCCGAGGGCGCCATGAAGGCGCCGGCAGGGGTCACAATCGAATCTTTTGAGGGCCGCTGGCCTCGGCTGCATCCCACGGTTTACCTGGCCGAAGGGGTGCGGATCATCGGCGACGTCGAGATCGGCGCCTATAGCTCCGTTTGGTACAACGCCGTAATCCGGGGTGATGTGCACGAGATCCGCATCGGGGAGCGGACGAACATCCAAGACCTTTGTCTGCTGCATGTAACGCATCGGCGCTGGCCGCTTGTGGTGGGCAGCCGCGTCACTGTAGGACACAGCGCCGTGCTGCACGGCTGCGTGATCGAAGACTGCGTGCTCGTGGGCATGCACGCGACCGTGCTCGATGGGGCCTATGTGGAACACCATTGCCTGATCGGTGCAGGCGCCCTGGTGCCACCCGGCATGCGCGTGCCCGCCGGACATCTGATGTTGGGGGTTCCGGCTCGCGTCGTGCGGCCGCTTACGGAGCAGGAACGGGCGGAGCTAGAACAGGCGGCCGAAAACTACGTGCGCTACGCGGCCCGGTATCGAGCCGGGTCCTAG
- a CDS encoding kelch motif-containing protein encodes MKPRLWPYGPALLALGLYCDRPMVEVAPPQIHVLAPDPAEVIRTSEVELVVRATSFRPIAGLWANGQPLLYQEADRSWRGLIALRPGLNRILLEAADREGVRARDTLPLLRASLLVRRGSDMHGPRAFHTATVLPSGEVLLAGGFADMEEEALRTAERYDPRTGRSRPTAEPMRVGRAGHVALQLPDGRVLLMGGVRRYPPRTGADFVQEVELYDPQTDSFRLVPTSGYPVDRAFFDAVWYPHPSGPYVWTFGGWGDLSPASPTFLLGIRQDGRFYLFRNDSLLLYGASGSPLYLEPSFGHSLVAFRDRLYGLFNTAFYASGAASQNRLLDLSRVRTSPLTGFRRERTWHAAAELKDDLWLVAGGASLSGTAPRAFLGTLELFSFEVQRFYLYPEPLFLARAGLRATKLADARIMLSGGWSAYGVSRAVEWIALLP; translated from the coding sequence ATGAAACCGAGGCTCTGGCCATATGGGCCGGCGCTGCTGGCGCTGGGTCTGTACTGCGATCGGCCCATGGTGGAGGTGGCCCCGCCGCAGATCCACGTGCTGGCCCCCGATCCAGCGGAGGTAATACGGACTTCGGAGGTCGAGCTCGTGGTGCGGGCCACGAGCTTTCGGCCCATAGCGGGCCTGTGGGCCAACGGCCAGCCCCTCCTGTACCAGGAGGCCGACCGCAGCTGGCGCGGGCTAATCGCGCTCAGGCCCGGTTTGAACCGAATTCTGCTGGAGGCGGCCGACCGGGAAGGGGTTCGGGCCCGCGACACGCTCCCCCTGCTTCGGGCTAGCCTGTTGGTGCGCCGGGGATCGGACATGCATGGCCCGCGGGCCTTTCATACGGCCACGGTCCTCCCGAGTGGGGAGGTGCTGTTGGCCGGCGGATTTGCCGACATGGAGGAAGAGGCCCTGCGGACGGCCGAGCGCTACGACCCCCGAACCGGCCGGAGTCGGCCTACGGCGGAGCCCATGCGCGTCGGCCGGGCCGGGCACGTAGCGCTTCAGCTCCCGGACGGACGCGTGCTTCTTATGGGCGGTGTGCGGCGTTATCCCCCTCGCACAGGCGCCGATTTCGTGCAGGAGGTCGAGCTGTACGATCCGCAAACGGACTCGTTTCGGCTGGTGCCCACAAGCGGCTATCCCGTGGATCGAGCTTTTTTCGACGCGGTCTGGTATCCGCACCCCAGCGGACCTTATGTGTGGACGTTCGGCGGTTGGGGAGACTTAAGCCCCGCCTCGCCGACGTTTCTGCTGGGCATCCGCCAGGACGGTCGGTTTTATCTCTTCCGCAACGACTCTCTTTTGCTTTACGGCGCAAGCGGCTCCCCCTTGTATCTGGAGCCCTCCTTTGGGCACAGCTTGGTCGCGTTTCGCGATCGGCTCTACGGGCTGTTTAACACCGCCTTTTACGCCTCCGGGGCCGCCTCGCAAAACCGGCTGCTGGATCTGTCGCGGGTCCGCACGAGCCCGCTTACGGGCTTCCGACGGGAGCGCACCTGGCATGCTGCGGCCGAGCTAAAAGACGACCTCTGGCTCGTGGCCGGAGGGGCTAGCCTATCCGGAACGGCCCCTCGCGCGTTTCTGGGCACGCTGGAGCTTTTCAGCTTTGAAGTCCAGCGCTTTTACTTGTATCCGGAACCGCTTTTTCTGGCCCGGGCGGGCCTGCGTGCAACAAAACTGGCCGACGCCCGAATAATGCTCTCAGGCGGCTGGTCCGCTTACGGGGTTAGCCGCGCTGTGGAGTGGATCGCACTGCTTCCGTAG
- the mnmE gene encoding tRNA uridine-5-carboxymethylaminomethyl(34) synthesis GTPase MnmE gives MRTYLEQEPICALATAPGQGALAVIRVSGKGAIALVASHFQGKDLRTAPSHTAHFGRILDAQGRTIDTVVVTLFRAPRSYTGEDVVEISAHGGWLVSRLILETLMEAGCRPAEPGEFTRRAFLNGKLDLAQAEAVADLIQASSRWAHQVSIAHLEGKLSERLRGFRDRLLHLVAMLELELDFAEEDVEFADRAELLALLESLMAELEALVSSFALGQVIREGVVTAIAGRPNAGKSTLLNQLVGRDRAIVSEIPGTTRDLIEEQLQLDGLLFRLFDTAGIRETGDVIEEEGVRRTLRILQEAHLLLYVYDATVGWTEEEKRFLEAYRLRHPEKAVLVLANKVDRLPPGYTLSDATHLPISAQTGWGLDRLRQAMRECVIGAGVPPEASGVITNARHHAALRRALEALNQAQEAFRAGRSSDLLVVPLKAALHELGTITGEVTTEDVLAYIFARFCIGK, from the coding sequence ATGCGCACCTACTTGGAACAGGAACCTATCTGCGCTCTGGCCACCGCACCTGGGCAGGGAGCGTTAGCCGTCATTCGCGTCAGCGGCAAGGGGGCGATTGCGCTCGTCGCCTCCCACTTTCAAGGCAAAGACCTGCGCACGGCGCCCAGCCATACGGCGCACTTTGGTCGGATTCTGGATGCGCAGGGTCGCACGATCGACACGGTCGTGGTGACCCTCTTTCGCGCCCCGCGCTCTTACACGGGCGAGGATGTGGTCGAAATCAGCGCCCACGGCGGCTGGCTGGTAAGCCGGCTTATCCTGGAGACGCTGATGGAAGCCGGCTGCCGGCCCGCCGAGCCCGGCGAATTCACGCGGCGAGCCTTCCTGAACGGCAAACTGGACCTGGCGCAGGCGGAAGCCGTTGCCGATCTCATCCAAGCCAGCTCCCGATGGGCGCATCAGGTCTCGATCGCCCATTTAGAGGGGAAGCTATCAGAACGCCTGCGCGGTTTCCGGGACCGGCTGCTGCATCTTGTGGCCATGCTGGAGCTTGAGCTCGATTTCGCCGAGGAGGATGTTGAGTTCGCCGATCGGGCCGAGCTGCTGGCCCTTTTGGAAAGCCTGATGGCGGAGCTTGAGGCGCTGGTCTCCAGTTTCGCCTTGGGACAGGTGATCCGCGAGGGCGTGGTGACCGCGATCGCCGGTCGGCCCAACGCGGGCAAATCGACCCTACTTAATCAACTTGTGGGCCGGGATCGGGCGATCGTCTCCGAGATCCCCGGCACGACGCGCGATCTTATTGAGGAGCAGCTGCAGCTGGACGGGCTGCTGTTTCGGCTCTTTGATACGGCCGGCATCCGGGAAACGGGCGATGTGATCGAGGAGGAAGGCGTGCGCCGCACGCTTCGCATCTTGCAGGAAGCCCACCTGCTGCTCTACGTATACGACGCTACGGTGGGCTGGACGGAGGAGGAGAAGCGGTTTTTGGAGGCCTACCGGCTCCGCCATCCCGAGAAAGCCGTGCTCGTGCTGGCCAATAAGGTCGACCGGTTGCCCCCCGGCTATACGCTTTCCGATGCGACGCATCTGCCCATATCCGCCCAAACGGGCTGGGGCTTGGACCGGCTGCGCCAGGCCATGCGGGAGTGCGTCATAGGCGCAGGGGTCCCACCGGAGGCCTCTGGGGTCATCACCAACGCGCGACACCATGCCGCCCTGCGCCGGGCCCTTGAGGCCCTAAACCAAGCCCAGGAGGCGTTCCGGGCCGGACGTTCCTCGGATCTGCTCGTGGTGCCCCTCAAGGCGGCCCTGCACGAACTGGGCACCATCACAGGCGAGGTGACCACCGAGGATGTGCTTGCGTATATCTTCGCGCGTTTCTGCATCGGCAAATGA